In Marmota flaviventris isolate mMarFla1 chromosome 17, mMarFla1.hap1, whole genome shotgun sequence, a single genomic region encodes these proteins:
- the Bhlha9 gene encoding class A basic helix-loop-helix protein 9 — protein sequence MLRGSPGLGLRGLKGAEGSAEDLGGSCPEPGRNFGVLRENGAPRSQGEAGEAAGGKRARPVRSKARRMAANVRERKRILDYNEAFNALRRALRHDLGGKRLSKIATLRRAIHRITALSLVLRASPPPRWPCGHLECHSQMARAGGTGDARSSPARPAPQPAGPNLGRRDATGPFLQPAPRCASCSPHTYMGRPRAVADVPGWGQAYGGNWRRCPGSPSAGPLPWCRGYLRTGTGLGYQHS from the coding sequence ATGCTCCGAGGCTCGCCCGGGCTAGGCCTCAGGGGCCTGAAAGGAGCCGAGGGCTCTGCAGAGGACTTGGGAGGCTCTTGTCCTGAGCCTGGGAGGAACTTTGGGGTGCTGAGGGAAAACGGCGCCCCCCGGAGCCAGGGAGAGGCCGGGGAGGCTGCGGGCGGAAAGCGGGCCAGGCCGGTGCGGTCCAAGGCGCGGCGCATGGCCGCCAACGTGCGGGAGCGCAAGCGCATCCTGGACTACAACGAGGCCTTTAACGCGCTGCGGCGGGCGCTGCGGCACGACCTGGGCGGCAAGAGGCTCTCCAAGATCGCCACGCTGCGCAGGGCCATCCACCGCATCACTGCGCTCTCCCTCGTCTTGCGTGCCAGCCCCCCTCCTCGCTGGCCCTGCGGCCACTTGGAGTGTCACAGCCAGATGGCGCGCGCAGGAGGCACTGGGGACGCCCGCTCCAGCCCCGCACGGCCCGCGCCGCAACCCGCAGGGCCTAACCTCGGGCGCCGGGACGCCACAGGCCCCTTCCTGCAGCCGGCGCCGCGCTGCGCCTCTTGCTCGCCACACACGTATATGGGACGGCCCAGGGCGGTGGCCGACGTCCCAGGCTGGGGCCAAGCCTACGGAGGAAACTGGCGCCGATGTCCCGGGTCTCCCTCTGCTGGGCCCCTTCCCTGGTGCCGAGGCTACCTGCGAACAGGCACCGGGTTGGGCTACCAGCACTCCTGA